In one window of Nocardiopsis aegyptia DNA:
- a CDS encoding alkene reductase: MTSLFERYQLGNLTLPNRVVMAPMTRVRAAAGGLATPSMATYYAQRATAGLIVSEGVQPSLVGQSNPGTPGLHTDEQVASWTPVTEAVHANGGRIFAQIMHGGRVSHPDTTGHQPVGPSAVPAVGDVFTPTGPQPAPMPRALEEAEIPEHIGSYAAAARRAVAAGFDGVELHGANGYMISQFLSSNANLRTDSYGGSVADRIRFAVEAMAATVDAVGGDRTGIRLSPGGTFWGVEETEVRELYTALLTELARIGPAYVHLEATADEDLLLELRRVWPGTLIMNPTLPMGPKQAGRDDADHWLGQGADLISFGRSFISNPDLVERFRAGLPIAPVDEAAYYQGGDRGYVTFPAYQHSA; encoded by the coding sequence GTGACGAGCTTGTTCGAGCGATACCAGCTGGGGAACCTGACCCTGCCCAACCGGGTGGTGATGGCGCCGATGACCCGTGTGCGCGCCGCCGCGGGCGGGCTGGCCACCCCGTCCATGGCGACGTACTACGCCCAGCGCGCGACCGCGGGACTGATCGTGTCCGAGGGGGTGCAGCCGAGCCTGGTGGGACAGTCCAACCCGGGCACGCCGGGGCTGCACACCGACGAACAGGTCGCCTCCTGGACACCGGTCACCGAGGCGGTGCACGCCAACGGCGGGCGGATCTTCGCCCAGATCATGCACGGCGGGCGCGTCTCCCACCCCGACACCACGGGCCACCAGCCGGTCGGCCCGTCGGCCGTGCCCGCCGTCGGGGACGTGTTCACCCCGACCGGGCCCCAGCCCGCGCCGATGCCGCGCGCGCTGGAGGAGGCCGAGATCCCCGAGCACATCGGGTCCTACGCGGCGGCCGCCCGCCGCGCCGTCGCCGCCGGGTTCGACGGAGTGGAACTGCACGGCGCCAACGGCTACATGATCTCCCAGTTCCTGTCCTCCAACGCCAACCTGCGCACGGACTCCTACGGGGGCTCGGTGGCCGACCGGATCCGCTTCGCCGTCGAGGCCATGGCGGCCACCGTCGACGCCGTCGGCGGGGACCGCACGGGCATCCGCCTGTCCCCGGGCGGGACGTTCTGGGGCGTCGAGGAGACGGAGGTCCGCGAGCTCTACACCGCTCTGCTGACCGAGCTGGCCCGGATCGGACCCGCCTACGTCCACCTGGAGGCCACCGCCGACGAGGACCTGCTCCTGGAGCTGCGCCGCGTCTGGCCGGGCACCCTCATCATGAACCCGACCCTGCCGATGGGCCCGAAGCAGGCCGGCCGGGACGACGCCGACCACTGGCTCGGGCAGGGCGCCGACCTGATCAGCTTCGGCCGCTCCTTCATCTCCAACCCCGACCTGGTCGAGCGGTTCCGCGCCGGCCTGCCGATCGCCCCGGTGGACGAGGCCGCCTACTACCAGGGCGGCGACCGGGGCTACGTGACCTTCCCCGCGTACCAGCACAGCGCCTAG
- a CDS encoding MerR family transcriptional regulator has protein sequence MRIGELASRTGVSVRSLRYYEEQGLLASTRSASGQRHYVDADVERVGFIQRLYAAGLSSRTVAELLPCVDAPSEHNSEAAMARMEQERDRLTEHIAELVRTRDALDGLMATARTYRESLRSGASA, from the coding sequence GTGCGCATCGGAGAGCTCGCGTCACGGACGGGGGTGAGCGTCCGCTCCCTGCGCTACTACGAGGAACAGGGCCTGCTGGCCAGCACCCGCAGTGCCAGCGGACAGCGGCACTACGTCGACGCCGACGTCGAACGCGTCGGCTTCATCCAGCGGCTGTACGCCGCCGGGCTCTCCAGCCGCACCGTCGCCGAACTGCTGCCCTGCGTCGACGCGCCCAGCGAGCACAACTCCGAGGCGGCGATGGCGCGCATGGAACAGGAGCGCGACCGCCTCACCGAGCACATCGCCGAGCTGGTGCGCACGCGGGACGCGCTCGACGGCCTGATGGCCACGGCGCGGACCTACCGGGAGTCCCTGCGCTCCGGCGCCTCCGCCTGA
- the betT gene encoding choline BCCT transporter BetT, with protein MPADLESTEPGRSRLKPAVFIGSAILILALSIWAIITPTGAEYVIGAVVGWISRVFGWYYFLAATLYLGFVVFVAISRYGTIKLGPQHSRPDYGVFAWAAMLFAAGIGIDLMFFSVAGPVTHYLAPPEGDAQTVEAARQAVVWTLFHYGITGWAMYALMGMALGYFSFRYHLPLAIRSALYPLIGKRIHGRIGDAVDLAAIIGTIFGISVSLGIGVVQLNYGLNFLFGIPEGTAAQIGLIVIAVLVATVSAVAGVDRGIRRLSEINVVLAIVLMLYVLVFEDPIQLLNALVLNIGDYVSRFPSMTLNTFAYDPPVDWLNDWTLFFWAWWVAWAPFVGLFLARISRGRTIRQFVTATLVVPLLYTLTFLSVFGNSALSIVRQGNVEFGQLAMNEPERGFYTLLAEYPGVLFSAGLATVVGLLLYVTSADSGALVMGNLSSYLPTPVTDAPAWLRIFWAAATGLLTLAMLLVGGLDALTSATIIMGLPFSFVMLLIIWGLYKALRVERFRQDAFRTTLSSSLSDRTAVDRRGTERNWRQRIARAVSFSGKRAATRFVREVCRPAFEDVAEGLRDQGAEAAVSEGIDEEAGIPHLDLKVPMGSEEDFTYRVWPIVVPTPAFAMRSLAEHDTYVRFEVYLTEGSQGYDVMGYTKEQLIGNILDEYERHLEFLRLHREAQARSAMPDHGPGTADVQPADET; from the coding sequence ATGCCGGCGGACCTGGAGAGCACCGAGCCCGGACGGAGCCGGCTCAAACCGGCGGTGTTCATCGGCTCGGCGATCCTGATCCTCGCGCTCTCGATCTGGGCGATCATCACTCCGACGGGCGCCGAGTACGTCATCGGCGCCGTCGTGGGGTGGATCAGCCGGGTGTTCGGCTGGTACTACTTCCTCGCCGCGACCCTCTACCTGGGGTTCGTCGTCTTCGTCGCCATCTCCCGCTACGGCACCATCAAGCTCGGCCCCCAGCACTCCCGGCCGGACTACGGCGTGTTCGCTTGGGCCGCCATGCTGTTCGCGGCGGGGATCGGCATCGACCTGATGTTCTTCTCCGTGGCCGGGCCGGTCACCCACTACCTGGCCCCGCCCGAGGGCGACGCGCAGACCGTCGAGGCGGCACGGCAGGCCGTGGTGTGGACCCTCTTCCACTACGGCATCACCGGGTGGGCGATGTACGCGCTGATGGGCATGGCCCTCGGCTACTTCTCGTTCCGCTACCACCTGCCCCTGGCGATCCGCTCGGCCCTGTACCCGCTGATCGGCAAGCGCATCCACGGCCGCATCGGTGACGCGGTCGACCTGGCGGCCATCATCGGCACGATCTTCGGCATCTCCGTGTCGCTGGGCATCGGCGTCGTCCAGCTCAACTACGGGCTGAACTTCCTGTTCGGCATCCCCGAGGGGACGGCGGCGCAGATCGGCCTGATCGTCATCGCGGTGCTCGTGGCCACGGTATCGGCCGTGGCGGGCGTCGACCGGGGCATCCGGCGGCTGTCGGAGATCAACGTCGTGCTCGCCATCGTCCTGATGCTGTACGTGCTGGTCTTCGAGGACCCGATCCAACTGCTCAACGCCCTCGTGCTGAACATCGGCGACTACGTCAGCCGGTTCCCCTCGATGACGCTGAACACCTTCGCCTACGACCCGCCGGTCGACTGGCTCAACGACTGGACGCTGTTCTTCTGGGCCTGGTGGGTCGCCTGGGCGCCCTTCGTCGGGCTCTTCCTGGCCCGGATCTCGCGCGGGCGCACCATCCGGCAGTTCGTGACGGCGACGCTGGTGGTCCCGCTGCTGTACACGCTGACCTTCCTGTCGGTCTTCGGCAACAGCGCCCTGAGCATCGTCCGCCAGGGCAACGTCGAGTTCGGGCAGCTCGCCATGAACGAACCCGAGCGGGGCTTCTACACCCTGCTCGCGGAGTACCCGGGCGTGCTGTTCAGCGCCGGGCTCGCGACGGTCGTCGGCCTGCTCCTCTACGTCACCTCCGCCGACTCGGGCGCCCTGGTCATGGGCAACCTCAGCTCCTACCTGCCGACTCCGGTCACCGACGCGCCGGCGTGGCTGCGCATCTTCTGGGCGGCGGCGACCGGCCTGCTCACGCTCGCCATGCTCCTGGTCGGCGGGCTGGACGCGCTGACCAGCGCGACCATCATCATGGGGCTGCCGTTCTCGTTCGTCATGCTCCTGATCATCTGGGGGCTGTACAAGGCGCTGAGGGTCGAGCGGTTCCGGCAGGACGCGTTCCGGACGACCCTGTCGTCCTCGCTGTCGGACCGGACCGCGGTCGACCGCCGGGGCACGGAGCGCAACTGGCGCCAGCGGATCGCGCGGGCGGTGAGCTTCTCCGGCAAGCGCGCGGCGACCAGGTTCGTCCGCGAGGTGTGCCGTCCCGCGTTCGAGGACGTCGCCGAGGGGCTGCGCGACCAGGGCGCGGAGGCGGCGGTCAGCGAGGGGATCGACGAGGAGGCGGGGATCCCGCACCTGGACCTGAAGGTGCCGATGGGCTCCGAGGAGGACTTCACCTACCGGGTGTGGCCGATCGTGGTCCCCACCCCGGCGTTCGCCATGCGCTCGCTCGCCGAGCACGACACCTACGTGCGCTTCGAGGTCTACCTCACCGAGGGCAGCCAGGGCTACGACGTGATGGGCTACACCAAGGAGCAGCTCATCGGGAACATCCTCGACGAGTACGAGCGGCACCTGGAGTTCCTGCGCCTGCACCGGGAGGCACAGGCCCGCTCGGCCATGCCCGACCACGGGCCCGGGACGGCCGACGTCCAGCCGGCGGACGAGACCTGA
- a CDS encoding vitamin K epoxide reductase family protein produces MSDRTADQAGARSTEPAGDQSTDHTTASEAGAAPPGADAAVIGRALPWLLTAGGAIGLLAAAALLVEKIRVLADPGHVPVCSVNPVLSCGTVMATPQAEALGIPNPVIGVACFAVVTTVGAALLAGARFRRWFWLGLQAGVLFGAVFVHWLIFQSLYRIGALCPYCMVVWAVTIPLFWYVTLHNVRSAHVPVALWLRRPARTLARNHTVVLTVWALVIVGLVGQAFWTYWSTLL; encoded by the coding sequence ATGAGCGACCGCACCGCCGACCAGGCCGGCGCCCGCTCCACCGAACCGGCCGGCGACCAGTCGACCGACCACACCACCGCGAGCGAAGCCGGGGCCGCGCCTCCGGGGGCCGACGCCGCCGTCATCGGCCGCGCCCTGCCGTGGCTGCTCACCGCGGGCGGCGCCATCGGACTCCTCGCGGCGGCGGCCCTGCTGGTCGAGAAGATCAGGGTGCTGGCCGACCCCGGACACGTGCCCGTGTGCAGCGTCAATCCGGTGCTGTCCTGCGGCACCGTCATGGCCACCCCGCAGGCCGAGGCCTTGGGGATCCCGAACCCGGTCATCGGCGTCGCGTGTTTCGCCGTGGTCACCACCGTCGGCGCCGCGCTCCTGGCGGGCGCCCGGTTCCGGCGCTGGTTCTGGCTCGGGCTCCAGGCGGGCGTGCTGTTCGGGGCGGTGTTCGTGCACTGGCTGATCTTCCAGAGCCTGTACCGCATCGGCGCGCTGTGCCCGTACTGCATGGTCGTGTGGGCGGTGACGATCCCGCTGTTCTGGTACGTCACCCTGCACAACGTGCGCTCGGCCCACGTGCCCGTCGCCCTGTGGCTGCGGCGTCCGGCGCGGACACTGGCCCGCAACCACACCGTCGTGCTCACCGTGTGGGCGCTGGTGATCGTCGGCCTGGTCGGCCAGGCGTTCTGGACCTACTGGTCCACACTGCTGTAG
- a CDS encoding DsbA family protein — translation MSKNLGITLGLIMVAVIGAGLLMAVNGRDSTTGPQAAPTAPTGQAPTTPPATPTAPAELLVREDSRYLDQVEESPVTVVEFLDFECEACRAQFPVMEQIREDYDGRINMVIRYFPLPGHTSSEPAAAAVEAAAQQGALEEMYARMYETQAEWGESREPRTDVFVGFAEDLDLDMDEFVATMESAETQERVASDFEDGVALGVQGTPTIFVNGRVAPSMPTYEVLSSMIDAELEE, via the coding sequence ATGAGCAAGAACCTCGGTATCACCCTCGGCCTGATCATGGTCGCCGTCATCGGAGCCGGACTCCTCATGGCCGTCAACGGCCGCGACAGCACCACCGGTCCTCAGGCCGCCCCGACCGCCCCCACCGGCCAGGCCCCCACGACCCCGCCCGCCACGCCCACCGCACCGGCGGAACTGCTCGTCCGCGAGGACAGCCGCTACCTCGACCAGGTCGAGGAGTCACCGGTGACGGTCGTGGAGTTCCTCGACTTCGAGTGCGAGGCCTGCCGTGCCCAGTTCCCCGTCATGGAGCAGATCCGCGAGGACTACGACGGACGGATCAACATGGTCATCCGCTACTTCCCCCTGCCCGGACACACCAGCTCCGAGCCCGCCGCGGCGGCGGTGGAGGCCGCCGCCCAGCAGGGCGCGCTGGAGGAGATGTACGCCCGGATGTACGAGACCCAGGCCGAGTGGGGCGAGTCCCGCGAGCCCCGGACCGACGTGTTCGTCGGCTTCGCCGAGGACCTGGACCTGGACATGGACGAATTCGTGGCGACCATGGAGTCCGCCGAAACCCAGGAGCGGGTGGCGTCCGACTTCGAGGACGGCGTCGCCCTCGGCGTCCAGGGCACCCCGACGATCTTCGTCAACGGGCGGGTCGCCCCGAGCATGCCCACCTACGAGGTGCTCTCGTCGATGATCGACGCGGAGCTGGAGGAATGA
- a CDS encoding methyltransferase family protein, with product MALTALVLYLLGLLLAFGMRTLAAWRRTGDTGFRRPDTTAFTASWWGSVLFVGALLLGLAAPVAGLLDLATVAVPTGVGAAGPALMLLGLALVLVSQSVMGASWRVGVDEGERTALVTHSVFALARNPIFTGMGVLLLGQVLAVPSVLSALALLVFAAAVQVQVRAIEEPYLARTHGTAYLRYSARTGRFLPGIGRLAVDDTTTEEPR from the coding sequence ATGGCACTGACCGCGCTCGTCCTCTATCTGCTCGGCCTCCTCCTCGCCTTCGGTATGCGCACGCTGGCCGCCTGGCGACGCACCGGTGACACCGGGTTCAGGCGCCCGGACACCACCGCCTTCACCGCCTCCTGGTGGGGGAGTGTGCTCTTCGTCGGCGCGCTCCTCCTGGGCCTGGCCGCCCCCGTGGCCGGCCTGCTGGACCTGGCCACGGTCGCCGTGCCCACGGGCGTGGGGGCCGCCGGGCCGGCCCTCATGCTGCTCGGCCTGGCCCTGGTGCTCGTCTCGCAGAGCGTGATGGGCGCCTCCTGGCGCGTCGGAGTGGACGAGGGCGAGCGCACGGCACTGGTCACGCACAGTGTCTTCGCGCTCGCGCGCAACCCGATCTTCACCGGCATGGGTGTCCTGCTCCTCGGGCAGGTCCTCGCGGTGCCCTCGGTTCTGTCGGCGCTCGCCCTCCTGGTGTTCGCCGCCGCCGTCCAGGTGCAGGTCCGCGCCATCGAGGAGCCCTACCTCGCGCGGACGCACGGCACCGCCTACCTCCGTTACTCTGCACGCACCGGTCGGTTCCTGCCCGGGATCGGCCGGCTCGCCGTCGACGACACCACCACGGAGGAGCCCCGGTGA
- a CDS encoding L,D-transpeptidase: MDTTPADPRRRVVLGLLAFGLLGATACSTPRTDPPPEPSEEPQATAEPVTVRITPEDGASDVRPDLPVVVEAEGGTLTEVQVVTAGLEGTGADEMTGSLNEDETEWTSDWTLVPGADITVTATAETDDGERTEVTHAFSTLAATPGQRLELQSNFPISGQTVGVGMPVIIDFDLPVQNKARVESAMEVLSDEPVRGAWNWFGDRTAVFRPEEYWQPNQNVSVNLRLAGVQASEGVYGIENHRLDFTVGRSQISTIDSDTKRMTVERDGEQVQDFPTSIGKADVERYTTTSGVHLTMEKYEDLVMDSSTVGVPVDDPEGYELEVQYAVRFSDSGEFTHAAPWNDRLGEANLSHGCPNLATDDARWFYENSYMGDPLVVTGTDRELEVDNGWGYWQRSWEDWLAQSGTGVADDTGEPGTPGSPHGESD; the protein is encoded by the coding sequence ATGGACACCACCCCTGCCGATCCGAGGAGACGCGTCGTCCTCGGTCTCCTCGCCTTCGGCCTGCTGGGCGCCACCGCGTGCTCGACGCCCCGAACCGACCCTCCTCCGGAGCCGAGCGAGGAGCCGCAGGCGACCGCCGAGCCGGTCACCGTGCGCATCACCCCGGAGGACGGCGCCTCCGACGTCCGCCCCGACCTGCCCGTCGTCGTCGAGGCCGAGGGCGGCACCCTCACCGAGGTCCAGGTCGTGACGGCCGGGCTGGAGGGCACCGGCGCCGACGAGATGACCGGGTCCCTCAACGAGGACGAGACCGAGTGGACCAGCGACTGGACGCTGGTTCCCGGCGCCGACATCACGGTGACCGCCACCGCCGAGACCGACGACGGGGAGCGGACCGAGGTCACCCACGCGTTCTCCACGCTCGCCGCGACCCCGGGGCAACGTCTGGAGCTCCAGTCGAACTTCCCCATCAGCGGCCAGACCGTCGGCGTCGGCATGCCCGTCATCATCGACTTCGACCTGCCCGTGCAGAACAAGGCGCGGGTGGAGTCGGCCATGGAGGTGCTCTCCGACGAGCCGGTCCGGGGTGCCTGGAACTGGTTCGGCGACCGGACCGCGGTCTTCCGCCCGGAGGAGTACTGGCAGCCGAACCAGAACGTGAGCGTCAACCTGCGGCTGGCCGGTGTCCAGGCGAGCGAGGGCGTCTACGGCATCGAGAACCACCGGCTCGACTTCACGGTCGGCCGGTCCCAGATCAGCACCATCGACAGCGACACCAAGCGCATGACCGTCGAACGCGACGGGGAGCAGGTCCAGGACTTCCCCACCAGCATCGGCAAGGCCGACGTCGAGCGCTACACCACCACCAGCGGTGTGCACCTGACCATGGAGAAGTACGAGGACCTGGTCATGGACTCCTCCACCGTGGGCGTCCCGGTCGACGACCCCGAGGGCTACGAGCTCGAGGTCCAGTACGCCGTCCGCTTCTCCGACAGCGGCGAGTTCACGCACGCCGCGCCGTGGAACGACCGGCTCGGCGAGGCCAACCTCAGCCACGGGTGCCCCAATCTGGCCACCGACGACGCCAGGTGGTTCTACGAGAACTCGTACATGGGCGACCCGCTGGTCGTCACCGGAACCGACCGCGAGCTCGAAGTCGACAACGGGTGGGGCTACTGGCAGCGCTCCTGGGAGGACTGGCTGGCGCAGAGCGGCACCGGCGTCGCCGATGACACCGGGGAGCCCGGCACTCCGGGCTCCCCGCACGGAGAGTCCGACTAG
- a CDS encoding MerR family transcriptional regulator, protein MPSSFMPPRKVRIGDAAAFAGTTPRAIRHYHEIGLLPEPERGGDDRRRYGYEDMIRLLWIRRTADAGIALNDIRDAFTTGTTSAGADGGDGIAGLLERLEQTLAEREAELRRQRTAVRRMRTEGSRTGLLSDVVTERLRSLPEDSLRQADLDALLVTERILGPLGAAVQATRFVVLATHPTLREESDRVDDAEEALDDSVAVDDLRVARVAAERHAFESALRAVIEESGLGEDDDALFDVGDTAHPAPADGGEGGAGLGSGRWEAGSMSAFEAIGTMPYDFSPARLRCMELAEELSAQDSPATQDSSAAQDTV, encoded by the coding sequence ATGCCTTCGTCCTTCATGCCGCCCCGCAAGGTCAGGATCGGTGACGCGGCGGCCTTCGCCGGCACCACGCCACGGGCGATCCGCCACTACCACGAGATCGGCTTGCTCCCCGAACCCGAGCGGGGCGGCGACGACCGCCGTCGCTACGGGTACGAGGACATGATCCGTCTGCTGTGGATCCGCAGGACGGCCGACGCAGGGATCGCCCTGAACGACATCCGCGACGCGTTCACCACCGGTACGACTTCCGCCGGCGCCGATGGCGGAGACGGCATCGCGGGCCTCCTGGAGCGGTTGGAGCAAACCCTCGCCGAGCGGGAGGCCGAACTGCGGCGGCAGCGGACCGCCGTGCGGCGGATGCGCACCGAGGGCAGCCGGACGGGCCTGCTCTCCGACGTCGTCACCGAACGCCTCAGGAGCCTGCCCGAGGACTCCCTGCGTCAGGCCGACCTGGACGCTCTGCTGGTCACCGAGCGGATCCTCGGTCCGCTCGGCGCGGCCGTCCAGGCCACCCGCTTCGTCGTCCTGGCCACGCATCCCACTCTGCGGGAGGAATCCGACCGCGTCGATGACGCCGAGGAGGCGCTCGACGACAGCGTCGCCGTCGATGATCTACGGGTGGCTCGGGTGGCCGCCGAACGGCACGCCTTCGAAAGCGCGCTGCGGGCCGTCATCGAGGAGTCCGGACTGGGGGAGGACGACGATGCCCTCTTCGACGTCGGGGACACTGCGCATCCTGCGCCCGCCGACGGCGGCGAGGGCGGGGCCGGACTCGGCTCCGGCAGGTGGGAGGCAGGTTCCATGAGCGCGTTCGAAGCCATCGGCACGATGCCCTACGACTTCTCCCCGGCCCGCCTCCGCTGCATGGAACTGGCCGAAGAACTGTCCGCCCAGGACTCACCCGCTACCCAGGACTCATCCGCAGCCCAGGACACGGTCTAG
- a CDS encoding VOC family protein produces MERILSRREASEAVQEHGWRYLLGTLQASVPVGTLAQAVGLAADAVAVCGDDADRHLRVDARPDRVVLTLQSSHCASVTTRDVELARRIAAAADTSGFLPEPGIGTGAPRSVQILEIAIDALSIAEIRPFWKAVLGYADEAGAEGPEGPLVDPVGQGPALWFQRMDRARPQRNRLHIDISVPHDEAPRRVEAALTAGGRLVSAARAPAFWVLADPEGNEACVTTWQGRGG; encoded by the coding sequence ATGGAGCGGATACTGAGTCGGCGGGAAGCGTCCGAGGCGGTCCAGGAGCACGGATGGCGCTACCTGCTGGGCACCCTGCAAGCATCGGTCCCGGTCGGGACACTGGCTCAGGCGGTCGGTCTGGCGGCGGACGCCGTCGCGGTGTGCGGCGACGACGCCGATCGCCATCTCCGGGTCGATGCGCGTCCCGATCGGGTCGTCCTCACTCTGCAGTCGTCGCACTGTGCGTCGGTGACCACCCGGGACGTCGAACTCGCGCGTCGGATCGCCGCCGCCGCCGACACGTCCGGATTTCTGCCGGAGCCCGGAATCGGAACCGGGGCACCACGGTCCGTCCAGATTCTGGAGATCGCGATCGACGCCCTGAGCATCGCCGAGATCCGGCCGTTCTGGAAAGCGGTGTTGGGCTATGCCGACGAGGCGGGCGCCGAAGGACCGGAGGGTCCGCTCGTCGACCCGGTCGGGCAGGGCCCGGCCCTCTGGTTCCAGCGGATGGACCGTGCGCGCCCGCAGCGCAATCGCCTCCACATCGACATCAGCGTTCCGCACGACGAGGCACCCCGACGGGTCGAAGCCGCACTGACGGCCGGGGGCCGGCTCGTGTCCGCGGCCCGTGCCCCCGCCTTCTGGGTGCTCGCCGACCCGGAGGGCAATGAAGCCTGTGTCACCACGTGGCAGGGCAGGGGCGGCTGA
- a CDS encoding DUF1772 domain-containing protein: MLNALEIVTTVLVGLMVGVELSVAFVLNRILDALPEDSGQLGRAHGGRMLGALMPVWYITSLALTAVWAVAVWRHDGAGLVVTAGALLVLSVLMSVLLLVPINNRGRTWTPENRPADWKEQMKRWDRYHYVRVAVIIAAFTLLVAALA, encoded by the coding sequence ATGCTCAACGCGCTCGAGATCGTCACCACCGTGCTCGTCGGCCTGATGGTGGGGGTGGAGCTCTCCGTCGCCTTCGTCCTCAACCGGATCCTCGACGCGCTCCCCGAGGACAGCGGCCAACTCGGCCGCGCCCACGGGGGCCGGATGCTCGGCGCCCTGATGCCGGTCTGGTACATCACCTCGCTCGCCCTCACCGCCGTCTGGGCCGTCGCGGTGTGGCGGCACGACGGTGCCGGCCTGGTCGTCACCGCCGGCGCGCTGCTGGTCCTCAGTGTGCTGATGTCGGTCCTGCTGCTCGTCCCGATCAACAACCGGGGCAGGACGTGGACCCCCGAGAACCGGCCCGCGGACTGGAAGGAGCAGATGAAGCGCTGGGACCGCTACCACTACGTCCGCGTCGCCGTCATCATCGCGGCCTTCACCCTGCTGGTCGCCGCCCTCGCCTGA